One window from the genome of Streptomyces sp. NBC_00287 encodes:
- a CDS encoding aldo/keto reductase: protein MSEHFHLGGDLPINRLGFGAMRLPTNSFHGPARDPETGRAVLRRAVELGVNHIDTAAFYTSGDGTVRANSLIREALYPYPAGLVIATKVGPVFTPDGGVGASHAADLRSLVEENLDTLGVDRPDLVYLRIGGVEGPPHGESVAARFAALAAMRDEGLIRHLGLSNVDADHLAEARAIAPVAAVQNHFHAAKRDDTEVLAACEESGIAYVPYFPLGGGISDLSGERMSKVAARHGATVPQIALAWLLARSPVVLAIPGTGSLSHLDENTAAGSIVLTDEDLADLTAE from the coding sequence ATGAGCGAACACTTCCACCTCGGTGGCGACCTCCCGATCAACCGGTTGGGCTTCGGCGCCATGCGGCTGCCCACGAACAGCTTCCACGGCCCGGCCCGCGATCCCGAGACCGGCCGAGCCGTCCTGCGCCGTGCGGTCGAACTCGGCGTCAACCACATCGACACCGCCGCCTTCTACACCAGCGGCGACGGCACCGTGAGGGCCAACTCCCTGATCCGCGAGGCGCTTTACCCCTACCCGGCCGGTCTGGTCATCGCGACCAAGGTCGGCCCGGTCTTCACCCCCGACGGCGGCGTGGGGGCCTCCCACGCGGCAGACCTTCGCTCGCTGGTCGAGGAGAACCTCGACACCCTCGGCGTGGACCGCCCCGATCTGGTCTATCTGCGGATCGGCGGCGTCGAAGGGCCGCCGCACGGTGAGTCCGTCGCCGCACGCTTCGCGGCGCTGGCCGCGATGCGCGACGAGGGGCTGATCCGCCACCTCGGCCTGAGCAATGTCGATGCCGACCACCTCGCCGAGGCCCGTGCGATCGCACCTGTCGCCGCGGTCCAGAACCACTTCCACGCCGCCAAGCGCGATGACACCGAGGTCCTGGCCGCCTGCGAGGAGTCCGGCATCGCCTATGTGCCGTACTTCCCGCTGGGCGGCGGCATCAGCGACCTCAGCGGTGAGCGCATGTCCAAGGTCGCGGCCCGGCATGGCGCGACGGTTCCGCAGATCGCCCTGGCCTGGCTGCTCGCCCGCTCTCCCGTCGTCCTGGCCATCCCCGGCACCGGCTCCCTCTCCCATCTGGACGAGAACACTGCCGCCGGGTCGATCGTCCTCACCGATGAGGATCTCGCCGACCTCACGGCGGAGTAG
- a CDS encoding glutaminase — protein sequence MVIMSVAPSSQTFQPVLERIADEIGRTPGSGRAADYIPALAACDPRSFGMAVAELDGTVYGVGEWREPFSTQSITKVFTLALDLAREGDELWEHVGREPSGNPFNSLVQLEYENGIPRNPFINAGALVVTDRLQTRTGDAAGELLAFLREESGNPTLDFDKEVAASESAHGDRNAALAHFMASYGNIDNAVPVLLDQYFRQCSIRASCADLALATGFLARHGVRADGSRLLTRSQAKQVNAVMLTCGTYDAAGDFAYRVGLPGKSGVGGGIIAVVPGRCTLCVWSPGLDERGNSVAGVAALDRFTTLTGLSVF from the coding sequence ATGGTGATCATGAGTGTTGCACCGTCGTCCCAGACCTTCCAGCCGGTCCTGGAGCGCATCGCCGACGAGATCGGGCGCACCCCCGGCAGCGGCCGCGCCGCCGACTACATCCCGGCGCTCGCGGCCTGCGACCCGCGCAGCTTCGGCATGGCCGTCGCCGAGCTCGACGGCACGGTGTACGGCGTGGGGGAGTGGCGCGAGCCCTTCTCCACCCAGTCCATCACCAAGGTCTTCACCCTCGCCCTCGACCTGGCCCGCGAGGGCGACGAACTGTGGGAGCACGTGGGCCGCGAGCCCTCCGGCAACCCCTTCAACTCCCTGGTGCAGCTGGAGTACGAGAACGGCATCCCGCGCAATCCGTTCATCAACGCCGGCGCCTTGGTCGTCACCGACCGCCTGCAGACCCGTACTGGCGACGCGGCAGGTGAACTGCTCGCCTTCCTGCGCGAGGAGAGCGGCAACCCGACCCTGGACTTCGACAAGGAGGTCGCCGCGTCGGAGTCCGCGCACGGCGACCGCAACGCCGCCCTGGCCCACTTCATGGCCTCCTACGGCAACATCGACAACGCGGTGCCGGTCCTGCTGGACCAGTACTTTCGCCAGTGCTCGATCCGCGCCTCCTGCGCCGACCTCGCCCTGGCCACCGGCTTCCTCGCCCGCCACGGCGTCCGCGCCGATGGCTCCCGGCTGCTGACCCGCAGCCAGGCCAAGCAGGTCAACGCGGTGATGCTGACCTGCGGGACGTACGACGCGGCGGGCGACTTCGCCTACCGGGTGGGCCTGCCCGGCAAGAGCGGCGTGGGCGGCGGCATCATCGCCGTCGTCCCCGGCCGTTGCACGCTGTGCGTTTGGAGCCCCGGCCTGGATGAGCGCGGCAACTCGGTGGCAGGCGTGGCGGCCCTGGACCGCTTCACCACGCTCACGGGCCTGTCGGTGTTCTGA
- the aspA gene encoding aspartate ammonia-lyase, which yields MTAAVTRSEHDLLGDRDVPADAYWGVHTLRATENFPITGTPISAYPHLIDALAAVKEAAALANEELGLLEAKKAAAIVEACREIREGKLHEQFVVDVIQGGAGTSTNMNANEVIANRALELLGHAKGEYQYLHPNEDVNLGQSTNDVYPTAVKISTVFAVRGLLKAMAVLQDAFARKAVEFRDVLKMGRTQLQDAVPMTLGQEFSAYAVMIDEDRSRLDEAVELIHEINLGATAIGTGLNAPAGYAESARRHLAEITGLPLVTAANLVEATQDCGAFVQMSGVLKRIAVKLSKSCNDLRLLSSGPRAGLGEINLPPVQAGSSIMPGKVNPVIPEVVNQVAFEVIGNDVTITMAAEAGQLQLNAFEPIILHSLSESITHLRAACLTLAERCVDGITANTEELRRTVENSIGLVTALNPHIGYTAATDIAKEALATGRGVAELVLEKGLLPAERLAGLLRPEVLAGSGSPLA from the coding sequence ATGACCGCCGCCGTCACCCGTAGCGAACACGATCTGCTCGGCGACCGTGATGTCCCCGCCGACGCGTACTGGGGTGTTCACACCCTGCGTGCCACCGAGAACTTCCCCATCACCGGCACCCCGATCTCCGCGTACCCGCATCTGATCGACGCCCTGGCCGCCGTAAAGGAGGCCGCTGCCCTTGCCAATGAGGAGCTCGGTCTGCTGGAGGCGAAGAAGGCCGCCGCCATCGTCGAGGCCTGTCGGGAGATCCGGGAGGGCAAGCTGCACGAGCAGTTCGTCGTCGATGTGATTCAGGGCGGCGCCGGTACCTCGACCAACATGAACGCCAACGAGGTCATCGCCAACCGGGCGTTGGAGCTGCTGGGGCATGCGAAGGGCGAGTACCAGTACCTGCATCCCAATGAGGACGTCAACCTCGGTCAGTCAACCAATGACGTCTACCCGACCGCCGTCAAGATATCGACGGTCTTCGCGGTACGTGGACTGCTCAAGGCGATGGCTGTACTGCAGGATGCCTTCGCCCGTAAGGCCGTCGAGTTCCGTGATGTGCTCAAGATGGGCCGTACACAGTTGCAGGACGCGGTCCCCATGACGCTGGGTCAAGAGTTCTCGGCGTATGCCGTCATGATTGACGAGGATCGGTCCCGTCTTGACGAGGCTGTCGAGTTGATCCATGAAATCAACCTCGGCGCTACAGCCATCGGGACTGGACTCAATGCTCCGGCCGGTTACGCCGAATCGGCCCGCCGCCACCTCGCCGAGATCACCGGACTGCCCCTGGTCACCGCCGCCAACCTGGTCGAAGCCACCCAGGACTGCGGCGCGTTCGTCCAGATGTCGGGTGTCCTCAAGCGGATCGCCGTCAAGCTCTCCAAGAGCTGCAACGACCTGCGGCTGCTGTCCTCCGGTCCGCGCGCCGGCCTCGGCGAGATCAACCTGCCGCCCGTGCAGGCCGGTTCGTCGATCATGCCCGGCAAGGTCAACCCGGTGATCCCCGAGGTCGTCAACCAGGTCGCCTTCGAGGTGATCGGCAACGACGTCACCATCACCATGGCCGCCGAGGCCGGACAGCTCCAGCTCAACGCCTTCGAGCCGATCATCCTGCACTCCCTGTCGGAGTCCATCACCCATCTGCGCGCGGCCTGCCTCACCCTCGCCGAGCGCTGTGTGGACGGCATCACCGCCAACACCGAGGAGCTGCGCCGGACCGTGGAGAACTCCATCGGTCTGGTCACGGCCCTCAACCCGCACATCGGGTACACGGCCGCCACCGACATCGCGAAGGAGGCCCTCGCCACCGGCCGCGGAGTCGCCGAACTCGTCCTGGAGAAGGGCCTGTTGCCCGCCGAGAGGCTCGCCGGCCTGCTGCGTCCCGAGGTGCTCGCGGGCAGCGGCTCCCCGCTTGCCTGA
- a CDS encoding asparaginase, protein MYSSSLAAAPLVREPLHAPVAHLIRGGVVEGIHYGSVVVLGTEGDVQFQLGDIEAAFYPRSALKPVQAVAMVRAGLPLDGELLSLAAASHSGEERHLAGTRRILELAGVSEDDLGNVTDMPYDPVVRDAWVREGRLPSRLAQNCSGKHAAMLYTCRLNGWSLEGYLDPGHPLQQAIAEIVEDLTGQRIAQVTVDGCGAPLFSVSLHGLARAAARITTAAPGTPEARVADAMREHAEMASGSGRDVAALMRAVPGLLAKDGFEGVQVAALADGRSVAVKIADGANRARIPVGAAALARAGVDPELLTEFQGEALLGGGQPVGFVRPVRSLEPVAVAPCA, encoded by the coding sequence ATGTACAGCAGTTCGCTCGCGGCGGCACCCCTCGTCCGCGAACCCCTCCACGCCCCCGTCGCCCACCTCATACGCGGCGGGGTCGTGGAAGGGATCCACTACGGCTCGGTCGTCGTCCTCGGCACCGAGGGCGACGTCCAGTTCCAGCTCGGCGACATCGAGGCCGCGTTCTACCCCCGCTCGGCTCTCAAGCCCGTCCAGGCCGTCGCCATGGTCCGCGCCGGACTGCCGCTCGACGGCGAACTCCTCTCCCTCGCCGCGGCCAGCCACTCCGGCGAGGAGCGGCACCTTGCCGGTACCCGGCGGATCCTGGAGTTGGCGGGTGTCTCTGAGGACGACCTGGGCAACGTCACCGACATGCCGTACGACCCCGTCGTCCGGGACGCGTGGGTGCGGGAGGGGCGTCTGCCCTCCCGGCTCGCCCAGAACTGTTCCGGCAAGCATGCGGCGATGCTGTACACCTGCCGGTTGAACGGGTGGTCGCTGGAGGGCTACCTCGATCCCGGTCACCCGCTGCAGCAGGCGATCGCCGAGATCGTCGAGGACCTTACGGGGCAGCGCATTGCGCAGGTGACCGTTGACGGGTGCGGGGCTCCGTTGTTCTCCGTCTCGCTCCACGGGCTTGCGCGAGCCGCGGCTCGTATCACCACCGCCGCGCCCGGTACGCCCGAGGCCAGGGTCGCTGACGCGATGCGGGAGCATGCCGAGATGGCCTCCGGGTCCGGGCGGGATGTGGCGGCGTTGATGCGGGCTGTGCCGGGGTTGTTGGCGAAGGACGGCTTTGAGGGGGTGCAGGTTGCTGCGCTGGCTGATGGGCGTTCCGTTGCCGTGAAGATTGCCGATGGGGCCAACCGGGCGCGGATCCCTGTCGGGGCGGCGGCGCTTGCTCGGGCTGGCGTTGATCCTGAGCTGCTCACCGAGTTCCAGGGAGAGGCGCTGCTCGGAGGTGGGCAGCCGGTCGGTTTCGTGCGGCCGGTTCGTTCGCTGGAGCCCGTTGCTGTTGCTCCGTGCGCCTAG
- a CDS encoding amino acid permease — translation MSEQSLHDGVQNEGVQKRSGHVDAGDAGYSKSLKSRHVNMIAIGGAIGTGLFLGAGGRLADAGPSLFIAYAVCGIFAFLVVRALGELVLYRPSSGAFVSYAREFMGEKGAYTAGWMYFLNWATTGIADITAVAVYTHYWGIFSDIPQWVLALIALAIVLTVNLISVKMFGELEFWFAIIKVSALVIFMCIGIFLLVTQHPVDGTTPGPSLITDHGGLFPNGLLPMLLIIQGVVFAYASVELVGVAAGETENPEKIMPKAINSIMWRVGLFYVGSVVLLSMLLPWSSYKAGESPFVTVLSNIGIPAAGGVMNLVVLTAAMSSLNSGLYSTGRILRSMAMSGSAPKFTGVMSRSQVPYGGILLTSGICVLGVGLNFVVPADAFEIVLNFAAIGILATWGMIMVCHLLFWQKTQKGELTRPDYRLPGSPWTELVTLAFLASVLVLMYADGGAGRTTVLCLPLIVAALVAGWYAIRSRAARTQSSKADA, via the coding sequence GTGAGCGAGCAGTCCCTGCACGACGGCGTGCAGAACGAAGGCGTGCAGAAACGTTCCGGCCATGTCGACGCCGGAGACGCGGGCTACAGCAAGTCCCTGAAGTCCCGGCACGTCAACATGATCGCCATCGGCGGCGCCATCGGCACCGGCCTCTTCCTCGGCGCCGGCGGCCGCCTCGCCGACGCCGGCCCCTCCCTCTTCATCGCCTACGCGGTCTGCGGAATCTTCGCCTTCCTCGTCGTGCGCGCCCTCGGCGAACTCGTCCTGTACCGGCCCTCGTCCGGCGCCTTCGTCTCGTACGCCCGTGAATTCATGGGGGAGAAGGGCGCCTACACCGCGGGCTGGATGTACTTCCTCAACTGGGCCACCACCGGCATCGCCGACATCACCGCCGTCGCCGTCTACACCCACTACTGGGGCATCTTCTCCGACATCCCGCAGTGGGTGCTCGCCCTGATAGCCCTGGCCATCGTCCTCACCGTGAACCTGATCTCGGTGAAGATGTTCGGCGAGCTGGAGTTCTGGTTCGCCATCATCAAGGTCAGCGCACTCGTGATCTTCATGTGCATCGGCATCTTCCTCCTCGTCACCCAGCACCCCGTCGACGGCACCACCCCCGGCCCGTCCCTGATCACCGACCACGGCGGCCTCTTCCCCAACGGCCTGCTGCCCATGCTGCTGATCATCCAGGGCGTCGTCTTCGCCTACGCCTCCGTCGAGCTCGTCGGCGTCGCGGCCGGCGAGACCGAGAACCCCGAGAAGATCATGCCGAAGGCGATCAACTCGATCATGTGGCGCGTGGGCCTGTTCTACGTCGGCTCCGTCGTCCTGCTCTCGATGCTGCTGCCCTGGTCGTCGTACAAGGCGGGCGAGAGCCCCTTCGTCACCGTGCTCTCCAACATCGGCATCCCGGCGGCCGGCGGCGTGATGAACCTGGTCGTCCTCACCGCGGCCATGTCCTCCCTCAACTCCGGCCTGTACTCCACCGGCCGCATCCTGCGCTCCATGGCCATGTCCGGCTCCGCCCCGAAGTTCACCGGCGTGATGAGCCGCAGCCAGGTCCCGTACGGCGGCATCCTGCTCACCAGCGGTATCTGTGTCCTCGGCGTGGGCCTCAACTTCGTGGTCCCCGCCGACGCGTTCGAGATCGTCCTCAACTTCGCGGCGATCGGCATCCTCGCGACCTGGGGCATGATCATGGTCTGTCACCTGCTCTTCTGGCAGAAGACCCAGAAGGGCGAACTCACCCGCCCCGACTACCGACTGCCGGGCTCCCCCTGGACCGAACTCGTGACGCTGGCCTTCCTCGCCTCCGTCCTGGTCCTCATGTACGCCGACGGAGGCGCCGGCCGCACCACCGTGCTGTGCCTGCCGCTGATCGTCGCCGCGCTCGTCGCCGGCTGGTACGCCATCCGCAGCCGGGCCGCACGCACGCAATCCAGTAAGGCCGACGCGTGA
- a CDS encoding FadR/GntR family transcriptional regulator — MEAVLAHLRAAIERGEYAVGDKLPSEAELCRTLEISRPVLREALRALQTMGLTVSKTGKGTFVVASTVEDPTFGDYAASDLLEVRRHVEIPVAGYAAVRRTPENLDHLAHLLDRMERETDTTAWVAMDTLFHLAVAEAAQNPVFRRVIEEIRDALARQSAFLNELGGRREQSNREHRAIVEALIDGSEHDATEAMAHHLDRVETTLTDIVRPARTSTTTEGGPEA; from the coding sequence ATGGAAGCGGTGCTCGCGCACCTGCGCGCCGCCATCGAGCGCGGCGAGTACGCCGTGGGCGACAAGCTCCCCTCCGAGGCGGAGCTGTGCCGCACCCTGGAGATCAGCCGCCCGGTGCTGCGCGAGGCCCTGCGGGCCCTGCAGACCATGGGCCTGACCGTCTCCAAGACCGGCAAGGGCACCTTCGTCGTCGCCAGCACCGTCGAGGACCCCACCTTCGGCGACTACGCGGCCAGCGATCTGCTGGAGGTGCGCCGGCACGTCGAGATCCCGGTCGCCGGATACGCGGCGGTGCGCCGCACCCCGGAGAACCTCGACCACCTGGCCCATCTGCTCGACCGTATGGAACGCGAGACGGACACCACTGCGTGGGTCGCGATGGACACCCTCTTCCATCTCGCCGTGGCCGAGGCCGCCCAGAACCCGGTCTTCCGCCGGGTCATCGAGGAGATCCGGGACGCGCTGGCGCGTCAGTCGGCCTTCCTCAACGAACTGGGCGGTCGCCGCGAGCAGTCCAACCGCGAGCACCGGGCGATCGTCGAGGCGCTGATCGACGGTTCCGAGCACGACGCGACCGAGGCCATGGCGCACCACCTCGACCGCGTCGAGACCACCCTCACCGACATCGTGCGCCCCGCGCGCACGAGCACCACCACGGAAGGCGGACCCGAGGCGTGA
- a CDS encoding undecaprenyl-diphosphate phosphatase — MSAITVGQAVLLGAVEGVTEFLPISSTGHLKIAEGLMGIPVDDHAVVGFTAVIQVGAIAAVFVYFFKDIVRIVSAWVRGLRHPEERYVHDYRFAWWVIWATIPVVAVGLAAEPLIKGPLASLWVVAGSLIVGSGVMWAADRFGRHKRGEDDTSFKDAMLVGSSQILALLFPGFSRSGATMSTALLLDLDRVAATRLSFFLGIPALTGAGLYELKDALGAGAGVAPLVAGTAVSFVVAYASIAWLLRFVAKHTFNAFVVYRIVVGLLLFALLGTGALNS; from the coding sequence ATGAGCGCCATCACCGTCGGTCAGGCCGTCCTCCTCGGAGCCGTCGAGGGGGTGACCGAGTTTCTGCCCATTTCCTCCACCGGCCATCTGAAGATCGCCGAGGGGCTCATGGGCATCCCCGTCGACGACCATGCCGTCGTCGGCTTCACCGCCGTCATCCAGGTCGGCGCCATCGCCGCCGTGTTCGTCTACTTCTTCAAGGACATCGTCCGGATCGTCTCGGCGTGGGTGCGCGGGCTGCGCCACCCCGAGGAGCGGTACGTCCATGACTACCGGTTCGCCTGGTGGGTGATCTGGGCGACGATCCCGGTCGTCGCCGTGGGTCTGGCGGCAGAGCCGCTGATCAAGGGGCCGCTCGCCTCGCTGTGGGTGGTCGCCGGCTCGCTGATCGTCGGCAGCGGCGTGATGTGGGCGGCGGACCGGTTCGGCCGCCACAAGAGGGGAGAGGACGACACCTCCTTCAAGGACGCGATGCTGGTCGGCAGCTCCCAGATCCTCGCCCTGCTCTTCCCCGGCTTCTCCCGCTCCGGCGCCACGATGTCCACGGCCCTCCTCCTCGACCTGGACCGGGTCGCCGCCACCCGCCTGTCGTTCTTCCTCGGCATCCCCGCCCTGACCGGCGCGGGCCTGTACGAGCTCAAGGACGCCCTCGGCGCCGGGGCGGGCGTGGCGCCGCTCGTGGCCGGTACGGCCGTCTCCTTCGTCGTCGCCTATGCCTCCATCGCCTGGCTGCTGCGGTTCGTGGCGAAGCACACCTTCAACGCCTTCGTCGTCTACCGCATCGTCGTCGGCCTGCTGCTGTTCGCGCTGCTCGGCACCGGCGCGCTGAACAGCTGA
- the crcB gene encoding fluoride efflux transporter CrcB, whose translation MNWLLVVAGAMVGAPLRYLTDRAVQSRHDSVFPWGTFAVNVTGCLILGLLTGSVSSHVQLLLGTGLCGALTTYSTFSYETLRLAETGAGLYALGNVVGSVTVGIGAAFTGVWLAEAVWG comes from the coding sequence GTGAACTGGCTGCTCGTCGTCGCGGGCGCCATGGTCGGCGCCCCCCTGCGCTATCTCACCGACCGCGCGGTGCAGTCCCGGCACGACTCCGTCTTCCCCTGGGGCACCTTCGCAGTCAACGTCACCGGCTGTCTGATCCTCGGCCTGCTCACCGGCAGTGTGAGTTCCCACGTCCAGCTGCTGCTTGGCACCGGTCTGTGCGGGGCCCTGACGACGTACTCGACCTTCTCCTACGAGACCCTGCGGCTGGCCGAGACGGGGGCGGGGCTGTACGCCCTTGGCAACGTCGTCGGGAGCGTGACCGTGGGGATCGGCGCCGCCTTCACGGGCGTATGGCTCGCCGAAGCGGTGTGGGGTTAG
- a CDS encoding DUF190 domain-containing protein, which yields MTRLTGSALRVTVFVGEHDTWHRKPLYSEIVHRAHAAGLAGASVFRGIEGFGASSLIHTSRLLSLSEDLPVAIVIVDTEERVRAFLPQLDELVTEGLVILDDCEVIRYVGREEGGNSP from the coding sequence ATGACACGACTGACCGGAAGTGCCCTGCGCGTGACCGTCTTCGTCGGCGAGCACGACACCTGGCATCGCAAGCCCCTGTACAGCGAGATCGTGCACCGCGCCCACGCCGCCGGGCTCGCCGGCGCCAGCGTCTTCCGCGGCATCGAGGGCTTCGGCGCCTCGTCCCTGATCCACACCTCGCGACTGCTGTCTCTGAGCGAGGACCTCCCGGTCGCGATCGTGATCGTCGACACCGAGGAGCGGGTGCGGGCCTTCCTGCCGCAGCTCGACGAACTCGTCACCGAAGGCCTGGTGATCCTCGACGACTGCGAGGTCATCCGGTATGTCGGCCGCGAGGAAGGTGGGAATTCGCCGTGA
- the crcB gene encoding fluoride efflux transporter CrcB, which produces MTAPDTESLPARPRPTRQPVLRGQAPVVTAVALGGALGATARYALSLWWPLQPGGFPWATFWTNVVGCAVIGVFMVVITDVWAAHRLVRPFVGTGVLGGFTTFSTYAVDIQKLVDSGHPGTGLAYLAATLLAALTAVWLAATTTRRVLKRRQS; this is translated from the coding sequence ATGACAGCCCCCGACACCGAGAGCCTGCCCGCCCGGCCCCGCCCCACGCGGCAGCCCGTCCTGCGCGGCCAGGCACCCGTCGTCACCGCGGTCGCACTCGGCGGCGCCCTCGGAGCCACGGCCCGCTACGCACTCTCCCTGTGGTGGCCCCTCCAGCCCGGCGGATTCCCGTGGGCGACCTTCTGGACGAACGTCGTCGGCTGCGCCGTCATCGGCGTGTTCATGGTGGTCATCACGGACGTATGGGCAGCCCACCGCCTGGTCCGCCCCTTCGTCGGCACCGGCGTCCTCGGCGGTTTCACCACCTTCTCCACCTACGCCGTCGACATCCAGAAGCTGGTTGACTCCGGCCACCCCGGCACCGGCCTCGCCTACCTCGCAGCCACCCTCCTCGCGGCCCTCACGGCGGTGTGGCTCGCCGCGACGACCACCCGCCGCGTTCTGAAGCGGAGGCAGTCATGA
- a CDS encoding SMP-30/gluconolactonase/LRE family protein, protein MVQALVPRRYVAIGGRGPEDVVADARGRVLTGVEDGRILRLDGLTEPDDARVEVLAETGGRPLGLELLTDDALLVCDAERGLLRVDLTDGTVRILADSVAGEPLRFCSNTVALSDGSVCFTVSSRRYPLEQWIGDLAEHTGAGRLLRLAPGADTPEVLLEGLQFANGLAPSADESFLVVAETGACRLTRYWLTGPKEGQAEPFVENLPGMPDNLWRGTPDGLVWVALAGPRVPPLDLLHRATPAVRRAAARVAVRAPFRPTGTIGVLAVDDTGAIVHHLARRHSRFRMVTSVCEAAGHLVLGSLWEHGVALCEPPVK, encoded by the coding sequence GTGGTCCAGGCTCTCGTTCCGCGCCGGTATGTCGCGATCGGCGGCCGCGGTCCCGAGGACGTCGTGGCCGACGCCCGCGGCCGGGTGCTCACCGGCGTCGAGGACGGGCGCATCCTGCGGCTCGACGGACTGACGGAACCCGACGACGCCCGCGTCGAGGTGCTCGCCGAGACCGGGGGCCGCCCCCTCGGCCTCGAACTCCTCACGGACGACGCCCTGTTGGTGTGCGACGCCGAGCGCGGACTGCTCCGCGTCGACCTCACCGACGGCACCGTGCGCATCCTCGCCGACTCGGTGGCGGGGGAGCCGCTGCGGTTCTGCAGCAACACCGTCGCGCTGTCCGACGGCAGCGTCTGCTTCACCGTTTCCAGCCGCCGCTACCCGCTGGAGCAGTGGATCGGCGACCTTGCCGAGCACACCGGAGCGGGCCGCCTCCTGCGCCTCGCACCCGGCGCGGACACCCCCGAAGTCCTCCTGGAGGGCCTCCAGTTCGCCAACGGTCTCGCACCGAGCGCCGACGAGTCCTTCCTCGTCGTCGCCGAGACCGGCGCCTGCCGCCTCACCCGCTACTGGCTCACAGGTCCCAAGGAGGGCCAGGCCGAACCCTTCGTCGAGAACCTCCCGGGCATGCCCGACAACCTCTGGCGCGGCACCCCGGATGGCCTCGTCTGGGTCGCCCTCGCCGGCCCTCGCGTCCCACCCCTGGACCTGCTGCACCGCGCCACACCCGCGGTTCGCCGCGCCGCCGCCCGCGTCGCCGTACGCGCCCCCTTCCGCCCCACCGGCACCATCGGCGTCCTCGCCGTCGACGACACCGGCGCGATCGTCCACCACCTGGCCCGCCGCCATTCCCGCTTCCGCATGGTCACCAGCGTCTGCGAGGCCGCCGGGCACCTCGTCCTCGGCAGCCTGTGGGAACACGGGGTGGCGTTGTGCGAGCCGCCCGTGAAATGA
- a CDS encoding ArsR family transcriptional regulator, with the protein MLRTPVSERRLDILEWLKDPATHFPPQRHGDLVEDGVTVDAVAQKLGVPRAVADMHLNLLAGIGLLRARRIRRRVYYRREEVRIAEVARMFEKGW; encoded by the coding sequence ATGTTGAGGACACCGGTGAGCGAGAGGCGTCTGGACATCCTGGAGTGGCTGAAGGATCCGGCCACGCACTTCCCGCCCCAGCGCCACGGCGACCTCGTCGAGGACGGCGTCACCGTCGATGCCGTCGCGCAGAAGCTCGGGGTGCCCCGGGCGGTTGCCGATATGCATCTGAACCTGCTCGCCGGCATCGGCCTGTTGCGTGCCCGGCGGATCCGGCGGCGCGTCTACTACCGGCGCGAAGAGGTGCGCATCGCCGAGGTGGCGCGCATGTTTGAGAAGGGCTGGTAG